The genomic window agcaaattacatgcaatcatattaacattcttaatgatctaacttttatgattttgttttgatgtatacaatgttgtagatgtggtgcaaaaagatgatttcaaattttgtcgcCAAAGTATGACATTGAGTGGAAATTGTCAAAATTCTCCTACATGCTTTACAGTATTCAATGCTAAATATGGAGCAAGCGCCACCACTCACAATTGTAATTGTCAAGATGCTGGTAAAAGCCACACTTGTTCATGCTGTATTAATTGT from Trifolium pratense cultivar HEN17-A07 linkage group LG1, ARS_RC_1.1, whole genome shotgun sequence includes these protein-coding regions:
- the LOC123902530 gene encoding putative defensin-like protein 234 — its product is MMKVGSILLAVGILFALFNLNYGSDVVQKDDFKFCRQSMTLSGNCQNSPTCFTVFNAKYGASATTHNCNCQDAGKSHTCSCCINCDYTDGKTPC